In Drosophila simulans strain w501 chromosome 3R, Prin_Dsim_3.1, whole genome shotgun sequence, a single window of DNA contains:
- the LOC6727263 gene encoding protein Turandot X — MGLHIGSLLICVFLGILPFATANTNRSGYEEQRNYLLNIFHNPLVNDSIKEKNIPELIAFYQRYPTDVPLSDADRQQFERFIHDYREYREVLVDGVPPQGGSFGNIFGHFLGRVGTRYISSLFNKKREEGQSNHANSPTTLPSRIQKMTK, encoded by the coding sequence ATGGGGCTTCATATTGGCAGCTTGCTAATATGCGTGTTCTTAGGCATCCTTCCTTTCGCAACTGCTAACACAAACAGATCAGGTTATGAGGAACAAAGGAATTATTTGCTTAACATCTTTCACAATCCACTTGTGAATGACTCCattaaggaaaaaaatattccgGAGCTAATCGCTTTTTATCAACGATATCCTACAGACGTTCCTCTATCCGACGCAGATAGGCAACAATTTGAAAGGTTTATTCATGACTACAGAGAATACCGGGAAGTTTTGGTTGATGGTGTACCACCTCAAGGAGGATCGTTTGGAAACATATTCGGACACTTCCTAGGCAGAGTCGGAACCCGGTATATTTCGTCTCTGTTTAATAAGAAAAGGGAGGAAGGGCAATCCAACCATGCTAACAGTCCCACTACATTGCCTTCAAGGATTCAAAAGATGACTAAATAA
- the LOC6727268 gene encoding protein Turandot Z has translation MAAYKRKLFHVWIYQFTIKAQVKMYFAIRLSFVLAVLFCLTGNGSARMLDADRNRLQQLQIRSQQSADANTQVDIAYEVIGIYDKYKGQGGSNVLREAQLNSQVNDFKRKTMVIDGVPAQGGVWGILGAIKKAADAVPDNVKKDAENLVKSSTKVLVRGIYDYLMGKMKQH, from the exons ATGGCTGCttataaaagaaaacttttccatGTCTGGATTTATCAGTTCACCATAAAAGCTCAAGTGAAGATGTATTTTGCCATCCGCCTAAG CTTCGTCCTGGCAGTGCTCTTCTGCCTcacaggaaacggaagtgcTAGAATGCTGGATGCAGATCGCAACCGGCTCCAGCAACTTCAGATTCGAAGTCAGCAATCTGCGGATGCCAACACTCAGGTGGATATTGCTTATGAAGTCATCGGAATTTATGATAAATACAAGGGCCAGGGGGGATCGAATGTGTTGAGAGAGGCTCAATTGAATTCACAAGTCAATGATTTTAAAAGGAAGACTATGGTCATCGATGGAGTGCCAGCCCAAGGAGGAGTTTGGGGTATTTTAGGAGCAATAAAGAAGGCCGCTGATGCCGTTCCTGACAATGTGAAGAAAGATGCTGAGAACTTGGTTAAGAGCTCCACAAAAGTCTTAGTTCGGGGCATATACGACTATCTTATGGGTAAAATGAAGCAGCACTGA
- the LOC27206459 gene encoding BTB/POZ domain-containing protein KCTD12, giving the protein MPEIIELNVGGVSYTTTLATLQQDKNTLLAELFGEGRDSLPKDSKGRYFLDRDGVLFRYILDFLRDKALHLPEGFRERQRLLREAEHFKLTAMLECIRNERDARPPGCITIGYRGSFQFGKDGLADVKFRKLSRILVCGRVAQCREVFGDTLNESRDPDHGGTDRYTSRFFLKHCYIEQAFDNLHDHGYRMAGSCGSGTAGSAAEPKPGVDTEENRWNHYNEFVFIRD; this is encoded by the coding sequence ATGCCCGAAATCATCGAGCTGAACGTCGGCGGCGTGAGCTACACGACCACACTGGCCACACTGCAGCAGGATAAGAACACGCTGCTGGCGGAGCTCTTCGGCGAGGGTCGCGATTCGCTGCCCAAGGACAGCAAGGGTCGCTACTTCCTGGACCGCGACGGCGTCCTCTTCCGCTACATCTTGGACTTCCTGCGCGACAAGGCGCTGCACCTTCCCGAAGGATTCCGCGAACGACAGCGACTGCTGCGGGAGGCGGAGCACTTCAAGCTGACCGCCATGCTCGAGTGCATCCGCAACGAGCGGGACGCACGACCGCCTGGATGCATCACCATCGGCTACCGTGGCAGCTTCCAGTTCGGTAAGGACGGACTGGCCGACGTCAAGTTCCGGAAGCTGTCGCGCATCCTGGTCTGCGGCCGTGTGGCCCAGTGCCGTGAGGTGTTCGGCGACACGCTGAACGAGTCGCGGGATCCGGATCATGGCGGCACGGATCGGTACACCTCGCGGTTCTTCCTGAAGCACTGCTACATCGAGCAGGCTTTCGACAATCTGCACGACCACGGATACCGCATGGCCGGAAGTTGCGGATCCGGAACCGCCGGCTCGGCAGCGGAACCCAAGCCGGGCGTGGACACTGAGGAAAATCGCTGGAACCACTACAATGAGTTCGTCTTCATCCGGGACTAG